Part of the Oncorhynchus mykiss isolate Arlee chromosome 26, USDA_OmykA_1.1, whole genome shotgun sequence genome is shown below.
gggtccttagcttagtgatgagattagagggcactatggtgttgaatgcttcgccgtagtcaatgaatagcattctcacatagatgttccttttgtccaggtgtgacagggcagtgtggagtgcaaaagaGATTGTGTAACTGAGCTAtggtggatctgttggtgcggtatgcaaattggggtggatctagggtttctgggataatggtgttgatgtgagccatgaccagcctttcaaagcacttcattgctacagatgtgagtgctacgggtctgtagtcattcaggcaggttaccttggtattCTAGGGCACAGGAACTGTTACCTGACACCTATTACCTTGTAAGAAAATCCATTTCTGCATTGCTTTAAACAATAATGACAGGATTCTTTTGGAACAAAGCATTTCATCCCAGTTTAATCTAAGTGGATGACTACCGCTTGGAACAAGAGAAACTCGTCAGTCAAAAACAATATTCCGGGAACAGACAGTTTAaaattccatacatttttccagaCTCTTGGTTTTTATCCCTTGGAGTGTTTTCTTGgctgagagggaggggaaaagacTTGAGACGTGTTGGGCGTGTCACGCCAGCCAGGCTGAAActatgtcctgtctgtctgttagaagTGTCTGTGGTTCCTACACTAACCAGGAGAATATCACAGCCTTCACAGAGAGCTAAGTGCTCGGAGTGTCCGGGCATGTTCGTACGCGTACCAGTGTACAGAAGCGTGTGTGTAGGAAGGTACGTGGTCACACTAACCTGCTCCTTGTATTGCTCCTGAGACAGACAGTCGGTCATGTTGACACAGCCCAGCAGGCAGCCGGTGGGGTAGTCTTTAGGAAACTTAAGATCTGGGGAGAGGAAGGTGGTCGGTGAGAGTCAACAGTATGTTTACATACATCCTAATAAATATTTTAattgattggtgtgtgtgtgtgtggggggggtagaGAAAGTGGTAGACTGTCTGTGTGTAACCGTGTGTgtgtaaccgtgtgtgtgtgggggggtgtagaGAAAGTGGTAGattgtgtgtgtaacagtgtgtgtgtgtacctctcttGTAGATATGAAGGAACATGTTCTCCACCTGAGTGACCTCCTCAGGggtgggcctcttggctgcagcTGCTATCCACAGGAGCCCGCGGTGGGATGTGTACcagctcctcccctccaccctggaCACACATCATATTCCTTTTAGCAGACGCTTTAATCCAGACTGACTTACAGTCATACATTTTAACATACAGGTgttcccgggaatcaaacccactgtcCTGGCATTGCAATCGCCATGTTcaactaactgagctacagaggaccgtactctactaactgagctacagaggaccgtgctctactaactgagcactgagctacagaggaccgtgctctactaactgagctacagaggaccgtgctctactaactgagctacagaggatcgTGCTCTagtaactgagctacagaggaccgtgctctactaactgagcactgagctacagaggaccgtgctctactaactgagctacagaggaccgtgctctactaactgagctacagaggatcgTGCTCTagtaactgagctacagaggacagtgctctactaactgagctacagaggaccgtgctctactaactgagcactgagctacagaggaccgtgctctactaactgagctacagaggaccgtgctctactaactgagctacagaggatcgTGCTCTagtaactgagctacagaggaccgtgctctactaactgagcactgagctacagaggaccgtgctctactaactgagctacagaggaccgtgctctactaactgagctacagaggatcgtgctctactaactgagctacagaggacagtgctctactaactgagctacagaggaccgtgctctactaactgagctacagaggaccgtgctctactaactgagctacagagaaccgtgttctactaactgagctacagaggaccgtgctctactaactgagctacagaggaccgtgctctactaactgagctacagaggaccgtgctctactaactgagctacagaataccgtgctctactaactgagctacagaggaccgtgctctactaactgagctacagaggaccgtgctctactaactgagctacagaggaccgtgctctactaactgagctacagaggaccgtgctctactaactgagctacagaggaccgtgctctactaactgagctacagaggaccgtgctctactaactgagctacagaggaccgtgctctactaactgagctacagaggaccgtgctctactaactgagctacagaggagaaccgtgttctactaactgagctacagaggactacATACATGAGTTTGTAACACTTCTTTGTAATGGCTAGTCGAAAAGGCTGCCTTTTGACCAATAacaagaccaatagtgatgcttTTTACCAATAACATAGTCCattgtttgttgtgttttgttCTTACTCAATGTCTTTGCAGGGCCTAttgttgtgtgtgttatgtgcTTCCTGATATAGCATGGCCAGTAGGGATGCGTTTGACCAATAGCAAGGCCAGTAGGGATGCGTTTGACCAATAGCATGGCCAGTAGGGATGCGTTTGACCAATAGCATGGCCAGTAGGGACATTTTTGACCAATAGCATGGCCAGGAGGGATGCGTTTGACCAATAGCATGGCCAGTAGTGATGCGCTTGACCAATAGCATGGCCAGTAGGGACGCGTTTGACCAATAGCATGGCCAGTAGGGACGTTTTTGACCAAAAGCATGGCCAGGAGGGATGCGTTTGACCAAAAGCATGACCAGTAGGGATGCGTTTCACCAAAAGCATGACCAGGAGAGATGCGTTTGACCAATAGCATGGCCAGTAGGGACGCGTTTGACCAATAGCATGGCCAGGAGGGATGCGTTTGACCAATAGCATGGCCAGGAGGGATGCGTTTGACCAATAGCATGGCCAGGAGGGATGCGTTTGACCAATAGCATGGCCAGGAGGGATGCGTTTGACCAATAGCATGGCCAGGAGGGATGCGTTTGACCAATAGCATGGCCAGGAGGGATGCGTTTGACCAATAGCATGGCCAGGAGGGATGCGTTTGACCAATAGCATGGCCAGGAGGGATGCGTTTGACCAATAGCATGGCCAGTAGGGATGTTGTTGACCAATAGCATGGCCAGTAGGGATGCGTTTGACCAATAGCATGGCCAGTAGGGATGTTGTTGACCAATAGCATGGCCAGTAGGGATGCGTTTGACCAATAGCATGGCCAGTAGGGATGTTGTTGACCAATAGCATGGCCAGTAGGGATGTGTTTGACCAATAGCATGGCCAGTAGAGATGTTGTTGACCAATAGCATGGCCAGTAGGGATACGTTTGACCAATAGCATGGCCAGTAGGGATGTTGTTGACCAACAGCATGGCCAGTAGGGATGTTGTTGACCAATAGCATGGCCAGTAGGGATGTTGTTGACCAATAGCAAGGCCAGTAGGGATGCGTTTGACCAATAGCGAGGCCCATTATTAGAGTGTTCTGTACCTCTTTATTCCTTTGACCAGTAGCGAGGCCCATGGTTGGTGCATGCTGAGGCACCAGCCCCCGTCTGCCATCTCCTGCAGCTCTCTGTCCTGCAGCCGGAGTCTGGAGCGTTCTGGGCCTACAGCGCCGTCTCCCTCTGTGCCAACAACACCTTTATCCTGAGATCTCCGAGGGCCACTGCCCACGTCCACCCACTGGAGATGCATGGTAAAGAAATGAGTAGAGAGTCACAGAATTATGTTGACAAAACGTTAGCAGCTGTAGCGGGATTTACCAGGGTAAACAGACACGCCACAACGTCATGAgaaaatactgtgtgtgtgtgtgtcctaccttgGGTGCAGCCTGTACGATGTTGGGGTtgaccagctctctcaggtgcTGCCGCCCCGCTGGTCCCTCAGGGCGTTGGGGAGCTTTCCCCTTGGTGCCTGTGTTGAGGGCCTTGACCGTCTCGTCAAACCTAAAAACACCAAGGAGTGTGGTCAGTAGGATGCTTTTTAGATGCCTTGTTTCAAACTACACACACGTGAACCCCTCTAGCTGTAACAGTGTGGATACATTACCAGGAGAAATGGAGGTTATCACTGTGTTGTGAAAGTCTGAAGGGTGTATTAAAAACCTACTCTTGTTTATGTAACCCAAGGACTCACATAACTAAGCCTGGGACTAAGTCTGTTTCTGCTCTACCTGACATGTTGTCCTATCAGCAAGTCCATGGTGCTCCGGTCTGCAGTAGTAAACTATATGAGAAGTAGGGTGTGAattagtggaggctgctgaggggaggacggctcccAATAAAGGCTGGAACGAAGCGAATGGCATTGAAACACATAGaaaacatgtgtttgataccattccacctattgttctccagtcattaccacgagcctgtcctccccaattaaggtgccaccaacctcctgtggtgtgaaTTGAGATGTTTTCAAGTCATTCACTCACTTGTTGTAGTAATGACTGTTATTATCTCCCTCGTCAAGCACCTGTCGGCCTGTGAAGTCCAgcgtgatcttcctgtccttCCTGGAGGCGTGGCGAAGCTCCCGtagctcctcctccttcttcctcagGTGCTCGCGCTCGCTAGGCGACAGCCACTGGTTGGAGTCGGTGGCAAAGTAGTCTGACTCGTCATCCAGGACCTGCGTTCGTCGCGTACTGTCGATGTAAACAGGGGGAGGGGATATGAAGGTAATCTCACTCCTGTCATCGGCATATAAAGGACACGGCCTCCACATATAcaggacacagcctccacatataaaggacacagcctccacatataaaggacacagcctccacatatacaggacacagcctccacatataaaggacacagcctccacatataaaggacacagcctccacatataaaggacacagcctccacatataaaggacacagcctccacatatacaggacacagcctccacatatacaggacacagcctccacatatacaggacacagcctccacatatacaggacacagcctccacatataaaggacacagcctccacatataaaggacacagcctccacatataaaggacacagcctccacatataaaggacacagcctccacatataaaggacacagcctccacataaaggacacagcctccacataaaggacacagcctccacataaaggacacagcctccacatataaaggacacagcctccacatataaaggacacagcctccacatataaaggacacagcctccacatataaaggacacagcctccacatataaaggacacagcctccaAATATAAAggacatatagcctacacatataaaggacatatagcctccacatataaaggacatatagcctccacatataaaggacacagcctccatttataaaggacacagcctccacatataaaggacacagtctccacatataaaggacacagcctccacatataaaggacataTAGCCTCCGCATATAAAggacatatagcctccacatataaaggacatatagcctccacatataaaggacacagcctccacatataaaggacacagcctccacatataaaggacacagtCTCCAAatataaaggacacagcctccaAATATAAAggacatatagcctccacatataaaggacatatagcctccacatataaaggacacacaGCCTCCAAATATAAAGGacacacagcctccacatataaaggacacagcctccacatataaaggacacagcctccacatatacaggacacagcctccacatatacaggacacagcctccacatatacaggacacagcctccacatatacaggacacagcctccacatatacaggacacagcctccacatatacaggacacagcctccacatatacaggacacagcctccacatataaaggacacagcctccacatataaaggacacagcctccacatataaaggacacacaGCCTCCAAATATAAAGGACACACAGCCTCCAAatataaaggacacagcctccacatataaaggacacacaGCCTCCAAATATAAAGGACACACAGCCTCCAAatataaaggacacagcctccacatataaaggacacagcctccacatataaaggacacagcctccacatataaaggacacagcctccacatataaaggacacagcctccacatataaaggacacacagcctccacatataaaggacacacaGCCTCCAAATATAAAGGACACAGAGTCTCCAAATATAAAGGACATAGCCTCCAAATGCATCAGGAAGAAAGTATAAAGAATGACTTTAAACAGAGAGAGTGAAATCACATCAATACTACATGCACACTACATCCCAACCTGTTCTTATCGTATTCCAGCAGTTTGTCTTTATGTTGAAGGGCCTTTTCTAACCCTGCCTTCATCTTTGCCTCTTGGTGTGGAAGACAGCCCCTCTCCGATGCCCCCtctgagagacacagacaggcacacagacattACATAGAATTCAAACAACTCCCTAATATGTTatgtagatacagttgaagtcaaaagtttacatacacttaggttggagtcaataaaactcgttcttcaaccattccacaaatttcttgttaacaaactatagttttggcaagtcggttagggcatatactttgtacatgacacaagtcatttttccaacaattgtttacaggcagattatttcacttataattcaatgcatcacaagtccagtgggtcagaagtctacatacactaagttgactgtgcctttaaaaaactTGGAAACTTCCAGAAAtgtatgttatggctttagaagcttctgataggctatttgacataatttgagtcaattggaggtgtacctgtggatgtatttcaaggcctaccttcaaactcagtgcctctttgattgacatcatggggaaaaaaaaaatcagccaagaccacagaaaaaatattgtagacctccacaagtcaggttcaaacttgggagcaatttccaaacgcctgaaagtaccacgttcatctgtgcaaacaatagtacgcaagtataaacaccatgggaccatgcagccgtcataccactcaggaaggagacgcattctgtctcctagagatgaacgtacttggtgcaaaaagtgcaaatcactcccagaacagcagcaaaggaccttgtgaagatgctggaggaaacaggtacagaagtatctatgtccacagtaaaacgagtcctatatcgacataacctgaaaggccgctcagcaaggaagaagccactgctctaaaaccaccataaaaaagccagactacagtttgcaactgcacatggggacaaagatcgtatttttggagaatgtcctctggtctgatgaaacaaaaatagaactgtttggccatattgaccattgttatgtttgaaggaaaaagggggaggcagcatcatgttgtgggggtgctttgctgcaggagggactagtgcacttcacaaaatagatggcatcatgaggaagaaaaattatgtggatatattgaagcaacatctcaagacatcagtcaggaagttaaatcttggtcgcaaatgggtcttccaaatggacaaatactccaggcatacttccaaagttgtggcaaaatggagtggccatcataaagccctgacctcagtcccatagaaacgttgtgggcagaactgaaaaagcgtgtgcgagcaaggaggcctacaaacctgactcagttacaccagctctgtcacgaggaatgggccaaaattcacccaacttattgtgggaagcttgtggaaggctacctgaaacgtttgatccaagttaaacaatgtaaaggcaatgctaccaaatactaattgagtgtatgtaaacttctgacccactggaaatgtgatgaaagaaataaaagctgaaataaataattctctctattattcggacatttcacattctttgtgatcctaactgacctgagacaaggaatttttactagcattaaatgtcaggaattgtgaaaaactgagtttaaatgtaattggctaaggtgtatgtaaacttccgacttcaacaacTCTCTAATATGCTATGTAGATAGATACTACTGGTGGCTTGTCTCACCCATAAGTTTCTTGCGCAGTTTCTGACTTTTGTTGGAGTCTCGTTGCAGAATCTCTTGCTCCTCTTTGGTGCATACCTGGTTAATTCATAGAAGAACATGCGAAACCAGGGGAAAATACTTCTCTAAGAGGCCAAATTGAATTTGTATGAGTAACATGCATTCTAATAACTTACTGGGGAAACATAAAACAATCATAAAGTTAGAGGTCAGGTGATCTAAAACGGGTTGTTTTCTCACCAGGCTGCCACAGAAGATGCAGGGCCCTGATCCCTCCTGCTCACACACAATGCGTCCGCAGCTCATGCAGTTGTTGATGAGGTTGTGCTTCTGGGCCAGACATTCGCAGGAATGGCGCCCGGGCAGCAGGATAGCCAGCTTGTCCTGGCCCTCTTTATTGTAGAGGCTCACAAatgtgttcttcttcttcttctgtgacGAGGAGCTGCCACTCTCCTGGGCCTTCATTAGGTCAATGGGAGTTTTCACCACCTCAGGCTCAGGCTCTGCTTGGCTAACAGCCATCACCTCTTGCTTGTTCCTGCCTTTGCGCTTGGATTTCTTCTGGGAGTCCTTGGACATGTCTTGAGCATCTAGAGAAGCATATACTGGTTAGCTTTCCCTCTCATGCATGTACTTGTTACTGTGTTTGGACAGTCACTTAACAAGGACAGGATGGACATTACAACAGTCAGACTCACTCCCATTGTACTGTTGGCATTGTGCATTAGGAACCATATAGCCTGACAAGAAAACTACTTATAAAATACATATAActttaaaaataaacatatcaaaCAATAAGACAACAGGTCAGTGCCAATGTGGCAACGGAAGAAGGCATCCTACCTGTTCCTGACAGAGAGTTTATGGGGAACAGGCCAGTGCTGTCAGGAGTCAGTGTCTGAGACCGCTGCCATCTGTCCAGGAGTTCATCTATAAACTGCTTCTTCCTTCCATCAGTGCCCTGAAGGAGGTCCCCAACATACTCCGCTATCTCGTCCGCATTGTCGATGGACAGAATATACCTGTTGAGAGTGAGAAGAATGTCAATGAAACGCTTTTATAGCAAGCCTAGATAGCGGAGCTCGTTGTTGAAAGGTTGCCCTATGACAGCTAGGCCTACTTTGGTAAACCTTGATTTACGTccatctcagtcagtcagtcagtccatgcTTTGGCTTAGTAACTTATACTATGATTTTGACGAAGTGACATTAAGATATGGCCACCTGgaaaagctagctagctggctagctagcaggcAAGTGCAAATGGCTACATATATTGCTAGCTGAATGAACTGGAAAGATTGACAAGTTTACAGACCTAATAGTAATAATGATGTCGTTGACAATTTGATTAACTTTAACATGAGAGGGGCAACTGTCAAAAGACAGACAGCTAGCTTGCTAGCAATGGCTAGCTCACTATTTTAAATCAacatttagctaacgttagctacttacTGGACTATGTCTTCACTGGCCTCCAAGCCAAAGTTGTGGTGCAACTGGTCCACACACCATTGAAGCAAGGCATCCGACATTATGAAAGTTAAAACAACTTTAATATGGCAATTTCAATATAAGGATGTTAGCAACTCCTGTTGTAAGCCGGTTGAATAACAAATGCGCACGCAGGGTGCAACAAAGAATCCCTTCCCACCAGAAACAGTGTCCTAATGGATACTGAAGGTTCCTCCCAACTttgacagaaaattatgtcaatgACTTCATACAATACGAATAATTAGAAAATGTCAGCATATAATCAATTCACACGGAAGGTGAACATTTCAATCATACAGAACAACAACAATGTAGGTTTTAGCCACCCCACCTTTATTACAGCAAGTCACGTGTCTCGTTTGCCTATAAGCTTGATTCAGCATTACAGTCACTAGGTGGCAGTTTAGGAATTGACAAAACCTCTGTGAGAATGAACCATAGAGATGTATTGAGATTGCAACATTGTATCTGCCCCATTATGGCATCTGTGAGAGCATGTATTGAGATTGCAACATTTTATCTGCCCCATTATGGCATCTGTGAGAGCATGGGCAAATAAACGTTTGGTAAATAAACTGAgagggtgcatactgccacctggagtgtgttgtttCAACAGGTATACAGTCAAGGTTGGCAATTTTGTGCCGCCTGCAGTTATGAAAAGTTTGCTCAGGAGTATAATGATTTatctgatccctcctgatgacctggatggaattatgtgatccttcctgaacccataggaagtcccatCCAGTTGACTACTTAAAAATGTTGAAagtcctcaatggtgctgcccactTTTAACCAGGCTTTTGGGCACTAGAGTTCTCTATACATCTATATGGAATGAACATCTCAGTGAACTGGTATCAAATGCATGCAATAGGTATTCTCAATCCAAGACCTAAAGCATGTGGGAGCCTGGGAAGCAACCCGTCTGCCTAGGGAGACTATGCAATAAGCATAGCCTACTTTCCCTGAAAGTTGAGATAGGTGTAGTTAGATACACATTTCTAGCGTATGTAGAAGTTTAGCTCACCTAAAGTTAACCGGAGAACATCAAATAGCCAcaaataatataatttaaaaaatcagccTTTACAAATGTTTACACAGTAAGTAACTAGGCCTATATAAAGTTTGTCAGTCGTAGACCCACCTTGGCCTCAATCTGAAATCAATAGACAACATTTCAACTTCATCATTGTACTTGCAGGGAGAATAAAACTTTATAGGCACGTCATTGTTATATAGTAGATACCAAATACTCTTTACAATGCCTTTTATGGGCCATAGTTCCAGTACCTCAAGTCTGATTTGTTCAACATTATACTGCCAGTATGATAATGGAAAGGGTTGCCAAAATACTAAGTGGAATGTGCCTATCCATTACTGCAGCATTACATTATCCAGTGCTCAAATGCTCTTTTGATAACAAAGATTTATTGAAGAAATGGGTGTTGGTGGTTTGTCACACTCAGCAAATATTTAGCACAATCCACTTAGTTTCCTTCTTAGCATAATGGCTCTGTTGAATGAGCTCCAAGTGAAATCT
Proteins encoded:
- the trip4 gene encoding activating signal cointegrator 1 isoform X1, whose amino-acid sequence is MSDALLQWCVDQLHHNFGLEASEDIVQYILSIDNADEIAEYVGDLLQGTDGRKKQFIDELLDRWQRSQTLTPDSTGLFPINSLSGTDAQDMSKDSQKKSKRKGRNKQEVMAVSQAEPEPEVVKTPIDLMKAQESGSSSSQKKKKNTFVSLYNKEGQDKLAILLPGRHSCECLAQKHNLINNCMSCGRIVCEQEGSGPCIFCGSLVCTKEEQEILQRDSNKSQKLRKKLMEGASERGCLPHQEAKMKAGLEKALQHKDKLLEYDKNSTRRTQVLDDESDYFATDSNQWLSPSEREHLRKKEEELRELRHASRKDRKITLDFTGRQVLDEGDNNSHYYNKFDETVKALNTGTKGKAPQRPEGPAGRQHLRELVNPNIVQAAPKWVDVGSGPRRSQDKGVVGTEGDGAVGPERSRLRLQDRELQEMADGGWCLSMHQPWASLLVKGIKRVEGRSWYTSHRGLLWIAAAAKRPTPEEVTQVENMFLHIYKRDLKFPKDYPTGCLLGCVNMTDCLSQEQYKEQFPQTCEESGSPFVFVCTNPQELLVKFPMKGKHKIFKLESQYHRGAKMGLVPSAAV
- the trip4 gene encoding activating signal cointegrator 1 isoform X2, with product MSDALLQWCVDQLHHNFGLEASEDIVQYILSIDNADEIAEYVGDLLQGTDGRKKQFIDELLDRWQRSQTLTPDSTGLFPINSLSGTDAQDMSKDSQKKSKRKGRNKQEVMAVSQAEPEPEVVKTPIDLMKAQESGSSSSQKKKKNTFVSLYNKEGQDKLAILLPGRHSCECLAQKHNLINNCMSCGRIVCEQEGSGPCIFCGSLVCTKEEQEILQRDSNKSQKLRKKLMEGASERGCLPHQEAKMKAGLEKALQHKDKLLEYDKNSTRRTQVLDDESDYFATDSNQWLSPSEREHLRKKEEELRELRHASRKDRKITLDFTGRQVLDEGDNNSHYYNKFDETVKALNTGTKGKAPQRPEGPAGRQHLRELVNPNIVQAAPKWVDVGSGPRRSQDKGVVGTEGDGAVGPERSRLRLQDRELQEMADGGWCLSMHQPWASLLVKGIKRVEGRSWYTSHRGLLWIAAAAKRPTPEEVTQVENMFLHIYKRDLKFPKDYPTGCLLGCVNMTDCLSQEQYKEQSSWRVNIIGVRRWDWFRRRPCDVGERERESKERVWTSWRRGRD